The DNA window AAAAAATTTAGTGGTTGCCCTAAAACCCAAAAAACACCCGCTAGTTGAAGAATATACTTCTATAAAAGTAGGTAAAGAAATTCAAAAACCAGATATAGATGTTTTGATTTATCAGGAGAAACCAAAAACTCCATTAATAGTTTGTTCTTGTAAAACATCTCTTCGGGAGAGAGCTGGCCAAACTTATAGATGGAAATTATTATTGGAATTAGCAACCGCGGATCCCAAACATCTTCAAGAAAATCCTGATTGTCCTATTAATAAATTCAAAATTGAATATAAATATGAACGAAAAATTTATGTTGCGATAATTATCGCCGATTTATACAATGAAATAAATCAACCTCAACAGAGAGGCATGTTTAGCTTTTTCGATTTAGCGTATGTTGCCGATTATAAAAAAGGAAAGATATTAGAAACAGTCAAACCACTAAGTAAAATTATACAAGAATTAAACAAAATATATTCTTAAATTTAATTTTTTCTTAAAATAACAATACTTTCCTTATTCATTGTCTCCTCTAACTCGCCAGCAACATTTGTTGGCGAGTTTTTCATTGGCATTCTTTTCCCTGGTATGTTTCTAACAACAATATCCTCGCATGAGAACCCTACACTTTCCCCTAATTCGGTAATAATAAAATCTGTGGGGATTCGTACTTGTTTTACTAAACGATTGCCAATCACTAAACAAAAATATTTACTTGGTTTTAAAATTTTGTAGGCCCGTTCAAGGCATTTATTTAAATCAACATAAAAACTCAAAACATCCTTAGCTCTTTTTTCATCCTTTTTGGAAATCTTGTCCAAAACTTCATCTAAATATTCTGATTGGAGATTATGTTCAAGATCTTTGGTTGCCTTGCCGCCAAGCAGTTCGTTGTCAACCCCGGACGCTTTGTTTGGCTCCTTAAAAATGTCTATCCACTGGGCGGATAATCTGGAAAATTGGCCGTAAGCCACAGTTGTCCGGCTGTCGCCATAGGGCGGAGAAGTGATGATGCAATCAATAGAATTAGCTTTTATGCCATTACCCCTGGAAGAGTCCCCAAAGATTGGCTTAGCCCAGATTTTTTTGTTGACATCCCTGTAAAACTCAGTCATTCCGTTTATATTTAATTCCGCCCTCTTTTTAAAAATTCCTAAAACATCCGGGTTATAATCTTTCAATTTGTCTTTTTTAATTCTAACCAGCTTAAACTCCCCATTTTTAGTATTGGAAGCCAGGCGAACTGTTTCGCTAAGACAAACCAAGAAAAAATTTCTAACTTTTCTATCTTTAATGCTTTTAATCGCTTTTTTAATTTTCGCCAACTGGATAATCACCGGCTCTTTAAACCAAAAATCAATATTAAAAAAATTTGGCCTTTGAATTTCCTTGTCTTTTATTTTTTCGATTCTGTCTAATAATGTAAAGTATTCTTTTGTTAATTTTTTAGGATCTATTTCAGTTGTTTTAACTTTCGCTAAAAAAATAGCCAAAGGATTTAAATCAATTCCATAAGAATTTCTTCCCAATAATCGGCTTTCAATTAAAGCCGTCCCAGAACCGCAAAAAATATCACAGATAGTATCACCCTCTTTGCTGTAATTCTGCAAAAGCCGTTTGGCGACTTGGGGGATAAACATAGCCGGATAAGTGTGGAATCCATGAGTGTAGGGTTTGGTTTTTTCACCCTTAAAATCCCAAGAATAATCAATTCGCCTGGTGAGCTCATCATCGCTAACCTTTTCTTTTTTAATAGGACTTTGCAAATTTCTGATTATTTTTACAACCACCCCTCGGATTTCTACTTCTTTACGGTAAAAAGGAAATAGGGTTGGATTGCAGGGCTGTAATCTGAACCTATCTTTTTCGCGATAAAGTTTTTTTAAAGTCGCTTCATTATCATCAATAATAGCAACCACGGTTTCGCCATTCTCTGCGAATTCCTGTTTTCTGATAACAACAACATCCCCGTCAAAAATTCCTTCATCAATCATGCTATTACCCTGAACTCTTAAAGCATAGAGATTAGAAAATCTGTTAATTTCGTTCTGGTTAACCGCGATTGTTTCACCAGGCATTTCAATTGCCTCAATTGGCTGTCCCGCGCTAATAGTGCCTGACAAAGGAACTTGAATTATTTCATCTTTTTTCAGTTCCACACCCCGCGCGCTATGCTCATTTTTGATCAACATACCTTTTTTGACTAGGGCGTCAACATGCTGATACACACCGGAAAGCGCTTTCAGCCGAAAGTGTTTTTTTATCTCCTCAAAAGTAGGGGAGTATTCCTTCTCCTCAATATATTTTTTTACATAGTCATAAATTTCTTTTTGTCGTTTGGTAATTGTGGACATCTTGGCCTTGATTTAATTATTAGATTTGCTATAATTTAATTATACCGAAAATTTACTGAAAATGGAATGGTCAGTTATCCACAATTAATTTTTAATCTAAAAAAGTATGCCAAGAAAGCAGAAAAAAACTTGGCAAATATCCAATCTTTATGGCAATCGCCGAACACATTGGTTATAACGCCACGGGGCGGAAAGATTCTAAAAATGATTTGAATGAGATTTATGAAGAATTTAAGAGGTTTGGGAAATAAAAATAACTTAATTAAGAATGTATGGATAAAAAAATAAGCGCGATAACAAAGATCGCAATCTTTCGCAAAAAAGAAATCAGGAAAACTATTTACAATAATGAATGGTGGTTTTCGGTTATTGATGTGTGCGGAGCATTAACGGATAGCATTGACGCAGGGGCATATTGGAGAAAACTAAAACAACGGCTAAAAGAAGAAAGCGATGAGGTCGTGACATTTTGTCACGGACTGAAATTAGAAGCGCCTGATGGCAAAAAATATGCCACAGATTGCGCTAATACCGAAGGCGTTTTTCGACTAATTCAGTCAATCCCCAGCCCCAAAGCCGAGCCGTTCAAGCGCTGGTTGGCTAGGGTTGGCTATGAACGGGTAAAAGAGATTGAGGATCCAGAGCTGGCTACTAAAAGAACAAGGATACTGTATAAACTTAAAGGATATAGTGATGGCTGGATTGAGAAAAGAATGCGCGGCATTGCCATTCGCGAGGAATTAACTGATGAGTGGCAAAAACGGGGAGCACAAGAGCAAAGGGACTATGAAATTTTAACCGCGGAGATTTCCAAAGCGACTTTTGACCTGACGCCAAGCCAGTATAAAAAGTATAAAAATTTAAAAAGAGAAAATCTGCGGGACCACATGAACGACTTGGAATTAATTTTTACTATGCTGGGTGAGCGCGCCACAACAGAAATCCATCGAACGGAAAATTCAAAAGGGCTGCCAAAGCTGAAAGCCGATTCCAATGCTGGCGGCGATATTGCCGGCGGCGCGAGAAAGAAATTAGAAAAACGGCTTGGCAAGCCAATTGCCAGCCGAGAAAATTATCTCAAGAAACCGGAGGATAGAAAGAAATTAAAATAGCTAATTTTAGGGGAAATTTATGGAGAGACATAAAAGATTAAAAAATAATTTATATGAGACATTATAAAGATATTCCAATATGGATAAATTTAAAAAAGGAAAAAGTTAAAATGCGCTATTTTCAAGCGCAAACCCTGCAAAATCAAGCCGAAGAGGTTCTGGATAAAGCCAAGGAAGAAGTGGAGGAGATGATTCTAAAATAATTTAAGAATAAAAATCTATGCCGCCCCTTTTCCAAATCAAAAACAACAAATTCACCCGAATTAAAGAATCATATGAAGCCGCGCCGGATCATTAATAAACTTAACCCACCCCCTATGCCCGAAGAAAATCAAACTCAACCTTCAGAGGAAAAACCGGCTGTGGCAGAAACTAAACCAGAAACCCAAGAACCACCCAAAGAAACAGCCGCCATAGAATCAACCAACAAGCAAGATGAGCAATCAGAACCTCAACCCACCACCACTCCAGACAAACCAACAGCATCTCCCCAGTCAGAAGTTACTCAACCGACTACTCTAATAACTGAAAATCCATCAACCCCGCCAACCCAATCCGCCTCTTCAGCGGACAAGCCCAGCTCCGCTCCAGAAAATGGAACTGCCGCGGATAAGCCAGCACCAGATAGTCTTCAACCGGGCCCAGAGCCAGGGTCTCAATCAGTGAAACCAGCCTCGGCGCCAGCTCAACCTCCCAACCAAAATCAGAATATCATCCAAAACCTTCTTGTCAAAGCCCGAGCCAAGCTCCAAGAAAGAAGGCAGAAAAGATTAGACAAAATTTTAGCGGCTTTGCAGGAAAAAGACAAACTATCAAACAAAGAAATCAGGCAGTTGGTAAAGAAATCAAGGAATACAGTTATTAGGTACCTGGATATCCTAGAAAAACAGGGTAAAGTCAGACAAGTTGGTAAACAGGGTAAATATACTTTTTATGAGCTAGTAAAATAATTAATGCCCCATAATTTATTTTTTAATGCCCCAAATGGTGGAAATGGGGCATTAGAAAGCCCCAGCAAACTCGAATAACGCGCGCTGGCTCCAGAGTCCCTTCAACTCGCTTCCAGCGCCAGCGCTCATCTTTGCGCAGACCCTTGACAAACGAAAAAATATGAGATACTATTTCATAACAATGTTCTTTTTCAATTAGCTATTTCAATGTCTAACTCATCCCAAAAAAGAAGGAGGAATACAGATGCCAGAAAAACCACCAACCCTCAAAGAGCTCAAGTGGTTTCTCTACAATATTATTGGTAGCAACTACGAAACTAAAACCGAACACGTGGGTTTTATCTTGCGTTTCCTGGAAAACATTCCCGTAACCCAAGAACCGCAACGTCGGGAATGGCAAATAGAACTTTTTGGCTATCTTATCCAAAATTTTGGTATTCCTCCGGCCAGTAACGTCCAACCGCTCATTTTTCCGGAATTTATTATGTCACAGTCTCTCTATCGTGATAAAATTAAGAGCTTGGGAGATTTACTTTCTTCGGCTATAGAATCATTCCCTGCACACTCACCGCCGCCGCCAATTCCAATTGTTGCGGAAAAGCTTTGGGATCGTTTGCAACAAGTGGAAAATGAGGTTGATCGCACGGTGGCTTTATCGAAATTTTTATCTAGTCATTATGTTCCTTATTACCCCGAAACTGATGTCATAATACTACCGCAAGAGATCGCATCCATCCAAGAAAAATTGCAAAATGACTTTAGACGAATTGATACGCTCACAACTGGGGGTACTTTTGCTGGTCCCTTAGATGAGGAAATGCTAATTATCAAAATCATCCTTGAGAAAAAAACCTTAAAAGAACAAGCCATGCTTTTGGCTTTTGCCAAGCAAAGAGCAATCGCGCT is part of the Patescibacteria group bacterium genome and encodes:
- a CDS encoding Bro-N domain-containing protein: MDKKISAITKIAIFRKKEIRKTIYNNEWWFSVIDVCGALTDSIDAGAYWRKLKQRLKEESDEVVTFCHGLKLEAPDGKKYATDCANTEGVFRLIQSIPSPKAEPFKRWLARVGYERVKEIEDPELATKRTRILYKLKGYSDGWIEKRMRGIAIREELTDEWQKRGAQEQRDYEILTAEISKATFDLTPSQYKKYKNLKRENLRDHMNDLELIFTMLGERATTEIHRTENSKGLPKLKADSNAGGDIAGGARKKLEKRLGKPIASRENYLKKPEDRKKLK
- a CDS encoding winged helix-turn-helix transcriptional regulator, whose translation is MPEENQTQPSEEKPAVAETKPETQEPPKETAAIESTNKQDEQSEPQPTTTPDKPTASPQSEVTQPTTLITENPSTPPTQSASSADKPSSAPENGTAADKPAPDSLQPGPEPGSQSVKPASAPAQPPNQNQNIIQNLLVKARAKLQERRQKRLDKILAALQEKDKLSNKEIRQLVKKSRNTVIRYLDILEKQGKVRQVGKQGKYTFYELVK
- the lexA gene encoding transcriptional repressor LexA; this encodes MSTITKRQKEIYDYVKKYIEEKEYSPTFEEIKKHFRLKALSGVYQHVDALVKKGMLIKNEHSARGVELKKDEIIQVPLSGTISAGQPIEAIEMPGETIAVNQNEINRFSNLYALRVQGNSMIDEGIFDGDVVVIRKQEFAENGETVVAIIDDNEATLKKLYREKDRFRLQPCNPTLFPFYRKEVEIRGVVVKIIRNLQSPIKKEKVSDDELTRRIDYSWDFKGEKTKPYTHGFHTYPAMFIPQVAKRLLQNYSKEGDTICDIFCGSGTALIESRLLGRNSYGIDLNPLAIFLAKVKTTEIDPKKLTKEYFTLLDRIEKIKDKEIQRPNFFNIDFWFKEPVIIQLAKIKKAIKSIKDRKVRNFFLVCLSETVRLASNTKNGEFKLVRIKKDKLKDYNPDVLGIFKKRAELNINGMTEFYRDVNKKIWAKPIFGDSSRGNGIKANSIDCIITSPPYGDSRTTVAYGQFSRLSAQWIDIFKEPNKASGVDNELLGGKATKDLEHNLQSEYLDEVLDKISKKDEKRAKDVLSFYVDLNKCLERAYKILKPSKYFCLVIGNRLVKQVRIPTDFIITELGESVGFSCEDIVVRNIPGKRMPMKNSPTNVAGELEETMNKESIVILRKN